One genomic window of Cannabis sativa cultivar Pink pepper isolate KNU-18-1 chromosome 2, ASM2916894v1, whole genome shotgun sequence includes the following:
- the LOC115720197 gene encoding uncharacterized protein LOC115720197: MIGDDGVDVELPPRSSDKEIFHTSEVKAFFVEILKGSENYSTWRRSMLIALVARNKVKFVNGKLPQPDEDHDDYDSWCRCNNTVISWILHAISDEIADNIMYHDNAAEIWAELHERFTEKNAPRIFEAKKMMEILTQESNTVTTYYTQLKALWDQIREYRPQPVCSCNAMKVIQEYQEEDRLLEVLVGLNDFYSLVRFRF, translated from the exons ATGATTGGAGATGATGGTGTCGATGTAGAGCTTCCGCCAAGATCATCCGACAAGGAAATCTTCCACACATCTGAGGTTAAGGCTTTCTTTGTAGAG ATTCTCAAAGGCAGTGAGAATTACAGCACATGGAGAAGATCGATGCTGATTGCTTTGGTTGCTAGAAACAAAGTTAAATTCGTTAATGGAAAGCTGCCACAACCTGATGAAGATCACGATGATTATGACAGTTGGTGTAGATGCAACAACACTGTCATCTCTTGGATCTTGCACGCAATTTCTGATGAGATTGCAGACAATATCATGTATCATGATAATGCTGCAGAAATTTGGGCAGAGTTACATGAACGCTTCACTGAGAAGAATGCACCTCGTATCTTTGAAGCAAAGAAGATGATGGAAATCCTCACTCAAGAATCCAACACTGTTACTACATACTATACTCAATTGAAAGCATTATGGGATCAAATAAGGGAGTATAGACCACAACCTGTTTGTTCTTGTAATGCAATGAAGGTGATCCAAGAGTATCAAGAAGAGGATCGATTACTCGAAGTTTTGGTTGGATTAAATGATTTCTACAGCTTGGTTAGGTTTAGATTTTGA